The following are encoded in a window of Sinomonas cyclohexanicum genomic DNA:
- the pgl gene encoding 6-phosphogluconolactonase, producing the protein MSADPRVSIHPDSSVLMAAIAARLITKLVDTQDRYGEATVVLTGGSMGIGTLKAVAESPARLAVNWSKVNIWWGDERFVEADSPERNTKQAGEALLDRLALDPARVHRPGAADDFATPDDAAADYARRLAEAAASEHEADVSGSRPDAPGRLPRFDVLLLGVGPDAHVASLFPEMPGIRETERTVVGVEHAPKPPPSRISLTLPAIKSADEVWMLVAGEDKAGAVGLALAGAGPVHVPAAGARGRSRTLWLIDAAAAARVPQELVRKEPASA; encoded by the coding sequence GTGAGCGCTGATCCCCGTGTGAGCATCCACCCCGATTCCTCAGTCCTGATGGCCGCGATCGCGGCTCGGCTCATCACCAAGCTCGTGGACACCCAGGACAGATACGGCGAGGCGACCGTCGTCCTCACCGGCGGCTCGATGGGCATCGGCACGCTCAAAGCCGTGGCGGAGTCGCCGGCGCGGCTCGCGGTGAACTGGTCGAAGGTGAACATCTGGTGGGGTGACGAGCGCTTCGTCGAGGCCGACTCGCCCGAGAGGAATACCAAGCAGGCCGGCGAGGCACTGCTCGATCGCCTCGCCCTGGATCCGGCTCGCGTCCATCGCCCGGGTGCCGCTGACGATTTCGCGACGCCGGACGACGCCGCGGCGGACTACGCGCGCAGGCTCGCCGAAGCCGCGGCGTCGGAGCATGAGGCCGACGTCTCAGGCTCACGCCCCGACGCCCCCGGGAGACTGCCGCGGTTCGATGTGCTGCTGCTGGGCGTCGGACCGGACGCGCATGTGGCATCGCTCTTCCCTGAGATGCCCGGCATCCGGGAGACCGAGCGGACCGTGGTCGGGGTCGAGCATGCGCCCAAGCCGCCGCCCTCCCGCATCTCCCTGACCCTACCTGCCATCAAGTCCGCTGATGAGGTCTGGATGCTCGTGGCCGGCGAGGACAAAGCCGGAGCGGTGGGGCTCGCGCTGGCGGGCGCGGGACCTGTGCATGTTCCGGCAGCCGGTGCACGGGGCCGCTCCCGCACCCTGTGGCTCATCGACGCGGCCGCGGCGGCGCGGGTCCCGCAGGAGCTGGTCCGCAAGGAGCCTGCCTCGGCCTGA
- the tpiA gene encoding triose-phosphate isomerase codes for MTTPTNGTFDRTPLIAGNWKMNMDHVQAITLTQKLAWTLDDAKHDFGRVEVAVFPPFTDLRGVQTLVAGDDLKVGYGAQDLSQFDSGAYTGDISGAFLAKLGCRYVLVGHSERRTVHGESDDVLNAKVKAAFRHGLTPVLCVGEGLEVRQAGTHVEHTLTQLRADVEGLTAEQAAELVVAYEPVWAIGTGEVAGPEDAQEMCAAVRAELASIFGDQSAAATRLLYGGSVKAANAAAILAEKDVDGVLVGGASLDAAEFASIVRFESHATA; via the coding sequence GTGACCACTCCCACGAACGGCACGTTCGACCGCACGCCCCTCATCGCGGGCAACTGGAAGATGAACATGGACCATGTCCAGGCGATCACGCTCACCCAGAAGCTCGCCTGGACCCTCGACGACGCCAAGCACGACTTCGGCCGGGTCGAGGTCGCCGTGTTCCCGCCGTTCACGGACCTTCGGGGCGTGCAGACCCTCGTGGCCGGGGACGACCTCAAGGTCGGGTACGGCGCGCAGGATCTCTCGCAGTTCGACTCCGGCGCCTACACGGGCGACATCAGCGGCGCGTTCCTGGCCAAGCTGGGCTGCCGCTACGTGCTCGTGGGGCACTCCGAGCGCCGGACGGTCCACGGGGAGTCCGACGATGTCCTCAATGCGAAGGTCAAGGCCGCGTTCAGGCACGGCCTCACGCCGGTCCTCTGCGTGGGAGAGGGCCTCGAGGTCCGGCAGGCGGGAACACACGTCGAGCACACACTGACCCAGCTGCGGGCGGACGTTGAGGGCCTCACCGCCGAGCAGGCGGCCGAGCTCGTCGTCGCCTACGAGCCGGTGTGGGCGATCGGCACTGGTGAGGTCGCGGGCCCCGAGGACGCCCAGGAGATGTGCGCCGCCGTCCGTGCGGAGCTCGCCTCGATCTTCGGGGACCAGTCGGCGGCCGCGACCCGGCTGCTGTACGGGGGCTCGGTCAAGGCCGCGAACGCGGCGGCAATCCTCGCGGAGAAGGACGTGGACGGTGTCCTGGTGGGCGGCGCGAGCCTCGATGCGGCTGAATTTGCTAGCATTGTCAGGTTCGAGAGCCACGCCACGGCCTAG
- the secG gene encoding preprotein translocase subunit SecG: MQVLQIILQIVLGITSLLLTMLILMHKGRGGGLSDMFGGGMSSGLASSGVAERNLNRFTIVLGITWGVVIIALGLIMRFSSVADS; this comes from the coding sequence GTGCAAGTACTCCAGATCATCCTGCAGATCGTGCTCGGCATCACGAGCCTCCTGCTGACCATGCTCATCCTCATGCACAAGGGGCGTGGCGGCGGGCTGTCGGACATGTTCGGCGGCGGCATGTCATCTGGCCTCGCGTCCTCCGGTGTGGCCGAGCGGAACCTCAACCGATTCACGATCGTGCTCGGCATCACGTGGGGTGTCGTCATCATTGCGCTCGGCCTGATCATGCGGTTCTCGAGCGTGGCAGACTCCTGA
- a CDS encoding phosphoglycerate kinase, giving the protein MTARTLDDLLADGVRGRHVLVRSDLNVPLDGSTVTDDGRVRASLPVIKKLAEAGARVLVMAHLGRPKGAPDPKYSIKPAADRLAELAKDAGITVQRAEDTVGESAKAHSAGLADGEVLVLENVRFDSRETSKDDAERAAFARELAALTGENGAYVDDAFGAVHRKHASVYDIAQVLPAYLGELVRTEVEVLKRLTEGAERPYVVVLGGSKVSDKLAVIDNLIGKADKLLVGGGMLFTFLAAQGHAVGASLLEQDQIDTVKDYLGRGAAAGTQFVLPTDVVVASKFAADADHEVAAADAIEATSFGPAGIGLDIGPDTAAAFAKEIAGGRTVFWNGPMGVFEFPAFAAGTKAVAQGLADATAAGALTVVGGGDSAAAVRTLGFEDGQFGHISTGGGASLEYLEGKELPGLTALGA; this is encoded by the coding sequence ATGACTGCACGCACTCTCGACGACCTGCTCGCCGATGGTGTCCGTGGGCGGCACGTTCTGGTCCGAAGCGACCTGAACGTGCCGCTCGACGGTTCCACCGTCACCGATGATGGCCGCGTCCGCGCCTCCCTCCCCGTGATCAAGAAGCTCGCCGAGGCCGGCGCGCGCGTCCTGGTCATGGCCCACCTCGGCCGCCCGAAGGGCGCCCCCGACCCCAAGTACTCGATCAAGCCCGCCGCGGACCGCCTCGCCGAGCTCGCGAAGGATGCCGGAATCACCGTCCAGCGTGCCGAGGACACGGTGGGGGAGAGCGCCAAGGCGCACTCCGCCGGCCTCGCCGACGGCGAGGTCCTCGTGCTCGAGAACGTCCGCTTCGATTCGCGCGAGACGAGCAAGGACGACGCCGAGCGGGCGGCCTTCGCCCGTGAGCTCGCCGCACTGACCGGCGAGAACGGCGCCTACGTGGACGACGCCTTCGGCGCGGTCCACCGCAAGCACGCGTCGGTGTACGACATTGCCCAGGTCCTGCCCGCCTACCTCGGCGAGCTCGTCCGGACCGAGGTCGAGGTCCTCAAGCGCCTCACCGAGGGCGCTGAGCGGCCGTACGTCGTCGTCCTCGGCGGCTCGAAGGTCTCGGACAAGCTCGCCGTCATCGACAACCTCATCGGCAAGGCGGACAAGCTCCTCGTGGGCGGCGGCATGCTGTTCACGTTCCTGGCCGCCCAGGGCCACGCCGTCGGTGCGAGCCTGCTCGAGCAGGACCAGATCGACACGGTCAAGGACTACCTCGGCCGCGGGGCAGCGGCCGGGACGCAGTTCGTGCTGCCGACCGACGTCGTCGTCGCCTCGAAGTTCGCCGCCGACGCCGACCACGAGGTCGCCGCCGCCGACGCGATCGAGGCAACCTCGTTCGGCCCGGCCGGTATCGGCCTCGACATCGGGCCCGACACCGCCGCGGCCTTCGCGAAGGAGATCGCGGGCGGCAGGACGGTGTTCTGGAACGGCCCCATGGGCGTCTTCGAGTTCCCGGCGTTCGCCGCGGGGACGAAGGCCGTCGCCCAGGGCCTCGCCGACGCGACCGCGGCAGGCGCCCTCACCGTCGTCGGCGGCGGAGACTCCGCGGCAGCAGTCCGCACGCTCGGCTTCGAGGACGGCCAGTTCGGCCACATCTCGACCGGCGGCGGCGCGAGCCTCGAATACCTCGAGGGCAAGGAACTCCCGGGCCTCACCGCCCTGGGTGCCTGA